Proteins encoded by one window of Acuticoccus sp. MNP-M23:
- a CDS encoding aldo/keto reductase, with amino-acid sequence MDYRPLGRTGLSVSALSLGTMTWGTQNTEDEGFAQMDYALERGLNLWDAAELYPTPTAAETLGRTEEIIGNWMAARGTRDKIILASKVLGRSENRWFRDGDREPRLTARDIEEAVNKSLKRLKTDRIDLYQVHWPDRTTTQFGSNPMVYNTPKKVDDETPIHESLEALDRLVKAGKVLHIGISNESTWGLMKWIAAADAGHGPRIASIQNAYSLVNRTFEVNLAEAALREDVSLLAYSALAQGYLTGKYRGGALPEGARKTLYNRLTRYEGPGAEVANDKYVALAEEAGLDPAQMAIAFAMSRPFMTSVIIGATRMEQLKSVIDAADITLGDDLLAEIDKVQRAHGNPSP; translated from the coding sequence ATGGACTATCGCCCGCTCGGCCGTACGGGCCTTTCGGTCAGCGCGCTTTCCCTCGGCACGATGACGTGGGGAACGCAGAACACCGAAGACGAAGGCTTCGCGCAGATGGACTATGCGCTGGAGCGCGGCCTCAATCTGTGGGACGCCGCCGAACTCTACCCGACGCCCACAGCCGCCGAAACGCTGGGGCGGACCGAGGAAATCATCGGCAACTGGATGGCGGCGCGCGGCACCCGCGACAAGATCATCCTCGCCAGCAAGGTGCTCGGCCGTTCCGAAAACCGCTGGTTCCGCGATGGTGATCGCGAGCCGCGCCTTACCGCCCGCGACATCGAAGAGGCCGTCAACAAGAGCCTGAAGCGGCTGAAGACCGACAGGATCGATCTTTACCAGGTCCACTGGCCGGACCGGACGACCACCCAGTTCGGCTCCAACCCCATGGTCTACAACACGCCGAAAAAGGTCGACGACGAAACGCCGATCCACGAGAGCCTTGAGGCGCTGGACCGGCTGGTGAAGGCCGGCAAGGTCCTCCACATCGGCATTTCCAACGAATCCACCTGGGGGCTGATGAAGTGGATTGCGGCAGCGGACGCAGGCCACGGGCCGCGCATTGCCTCGATCCAGAATGCCTACAGCCTCGTCAACCGCACGTTCGAGGTGAACCTTGCCGAGGCGGCGCTGCGCGAAGACGTGTCCTTGCTGGCCTACTCCGCGCTGGCGCAGGGCTACCTCACCGGAAAGTACCGCGGCGGCGCTCTGCCCGAGGGCGCCCGCAAGACGCTGTACAATCGCCTGACCCGCTATGAAGGCCCCGGCGCCGAGGTGGCCAACGACAAGTACGTGGCCCTGGCCGAGGAGGCCGGGCTCGACCCGGCGCAGATGGCAATCGCGTTCGCCATGTCGCGCCCGTTCATGACCAGCGTCATCATCGGCGCAACCAGAATGGAGCAGCTGAAAAGCGTGATCGACGCTGCCGACATCACGCTGGGCGACGACCTTCTCGCCGAGATCGACAAGGTTCAGCGCGCCCACGGCAACCCCAGCCCGTGA
- a CDS encoding FadR/GntR family transcriptional regulator: MTDERNAGVPRPARRNLVLEVIEDLRNQIAGGTYKPGERLPPESQLTEQFKVSRTVVREAIAGLRADGLVEPRQGAGVFVLEPAIDEAKPFQILDWDRISAIIEMLELRAAVEMEAASLAANRRSPVQEDAIMDACTELRRCAAAGILTTEADLAFHLAIADATNNPRFREFLEVMGVGAIPRAAMRAEISSVITPDYIEMLCNEHDQIADAICRTDPGAAREAMRDHLKRSQQRYRDLARHRPATHHTS; encoded by the coding sequence ATGACCGATGAACGCAACGCCGGAGTACCGAGGCCGGCCCGGCGCAATCTGGTGCTGGAAGTGATCGAGGATCTCCGCAACCAGATTGCCGGCGGCACCTACAAGCCCGGCGAACGTCTGCCGCCGGAAAGCCAGCTCACCGAGCAGTTCAAGGTCAGCCGAACCGTGGTGCGGGAAGCCATCGCCGGCTTGCGCGCCGATGGCCTCGTGGAGCCCCGGCAAGGCGCAGGCGTCTTCGTGCTCGAACCTGCAATCGACGAAGCCAAGCCGTTTCAGATCCTCGACTGGGACCGGATCTCGGCCATCATCGAGATGCTGGAACTGCGCGCCGCGGTGGAGATGGAGGCCGCATCCCTCGCCGCCAACCGCCGCTCCCCGGTCCAGGAAGATGCGATCATGGATGCCTGTACCGAGCTGCGCCGCTGCGCGGCCGCGGGCATCCTCACCACGGAAGCAGACCTTGCCTTCCACCTTGCCATCGCAGATGCCACCAATAATCCGCGCTTTCGCGAATTTCTGGAGGTGATGGGCGTTGGCGCCATCCCCCGCGCCGCCATGCGCGCCGAAATCAGCAGCGTAATCACGCCGGACTACATCGAGATGCTCTGCAACGAGCACGACCAGATTGCCGATGCGATCTGCCGGACAGATCCGGGCGCCGCCCGCGAGGCCATGCGCGACCATCTGAAGCGCAGCCAGCAGCGCTATCGCGATCTGGCGCGACACCGTCCCGCAACTCATCATACGAGTTGA
- a CDS encoding metalloregulator ArsR/SmtB family transcription factor: protein MTDSNGLLAIFAALADDTRFAIVRRLLSDGELPVGAIAAPFSVTAPAISRHLRVLESAGLVERRIDRQRRMIRVRPDALSEIAAWLNQEPQVAPGAIGKQGPLSIHA from the coding sequence ATGACGGATTCTAATGGTTTGCTCGCAATTTTCGCGGCACTCGCAGACGACACACGCTTTGCGATCGTACGGAGGCTGCTGTCCGACGGGGAACTTCCCGTTGGCGCGATTGCCGCACCGTTCAGCGTGACGGCCCCGGCAATTTCCCGGCACCTGCGCGTCCTCGAGTCCGCGGGCCTTGTGGAGCGTCGCATCGACCGGCAGCGCCGGATGATCCGCGTCCGCCCGGATGCGCTCTCTGAAATCGCGGCATGGCTGAACCAGGAGCCGCAGGTTGCCCCGGGCGCCATCGGCAAGCAGGGCCCGCTTTCCATCCACGCCTGA
- a CDS encoding sulfite exporter TauE/SafE family protein translates to MIAFLPDGITWGAAAALMVVSLLSSALTAAVGIGGGIVFLVALTFVVPIEALIALHGIIQVGSNAGRTIVLARQVNYRLLLPFVLGATVGVAIGAALVTDLPEATILLAIGVFVTVTTWVKPPPFGRGQPAVLAIGGAGASILTMFIGATGPFVIAMMRQTGLSHIGLVATNGAAMTVQHALKVIAFGILGFNFMPWLPLVAALIASGFVGTLIGARLLRSLPEQALRMALKVVLTMLGLHLIVRGVLDLL, encoded by the coding sequence GTGATCGCATTCCTGCCGGATGGCATCACCTGGGGCGCCGCCGCGGCGCTGATGGTGGTGTCGCTTCTGTCCAGCGCCCTGACGGCGGCTGTGGGGATCGGCGGAGGCATCGTTTTCCTGGTGGCGCTCACCTTCGTGGTGCCCATCGAGGCGCTGATTGCCCTGCACGGAATCATCCAGGTCGGCTCCAATGCCGGCCGGACCATCGTCCTTGCAAGGCAGGTGAACTACCGGCTTCTGCTGCCGTTCGTTCTGGGTGCAACCGTGGGCGTCGCCATTGGCGCGGCGCTGGTGACGGACCTGCCGGAAGCGACCATCCTCCTGGCCATCGGCGTCTTCGTCACGGTCACGACCTGGGTCAAGCCACCGCCATTCGGGCGGGGTCAGCCGGCCGTGCTGGCCATCGGCGGGGCCGGCGCGTCGATCCTGACCATGTTCATCGGGGCCACGGGGCCGTTCGTGATTGCGATGATGCGGCAGACGGGGCTGTCGCACATCGGCCTCGTTGCCACCAATGGCGCGGCGATGACCGTGCAGCACGCCCTCAAGGTCATCGCGTTCGGCATTCTGGGCTTCAATTTCATGCCGTGGCTGCCGCTGGTCGCCGCGCTGATTGCGAGCGGCTTTGTCGGAACGCTGATCGGCGCGCGGCTCCTGCGCTCGCTTCCCGAACAGGCGTTGCGTATGGCGCTGAAGGTGGTGCTGACCATGCTTGGCCTCCACCTCATCGTCCGCGGCGTGCTGGACCTCCTATGA
- a CDS encoding DUF4174 domain-containing protein, which yields MIRALVAVLFSVFGGAAMASDLDEVRWQYRPLLVFTPAADNTSLSRQTTILADNKAGLTPRKIAVYVVEMDRVFTIFGAPAPDADAKRLRRRFRVPDAAFRVVLIGLDGGAKLTRDEALPADELFNTIDAMPMRQRELRERASGN from the coding sequence GTGATCCGCGCGCTTGTCGCGGTCCTGTTTTCGGTGTTCGGAGGGGCGGCCATGGCAAGCGATCTGGACGAGGTGCGCTGGCAGTACCGGCCGCTCCTCGTCTTCACCCCGGCGGCGGACAACACCAGCCTGTCGCGCCAGACGACAATCCTTGCCGACAACAAGGCCGGGCTGACGCCCCGCAAGATCGCGGTCTACGTGGTCGAGATGGACCGGGTGTTCACGATTTTCGGTGCGCCGGCGCCGGACGCGGATGCGAAGCGCCTCCGCCGGCGCTTTCGCGTGCCCGATGCAGCGTTCCGCGTGGTGCTCATCGGCCTGGACGGGGGCGCTAAGCTCACCCGGGACGAAGCCCTCCCGGCAGACGAGCTCTTCAACACAATCGACGCGATGCCCATGCGGCAGCGCGAACTGCGCGAGCGCGCGTCCGGAAACTGA
- a CDS encoding DMT family transporter — protein MAMSDNAKGALLMCVSMGAFCINDGFMKENFETSPVAQTIFIRGLFASAILVAWAQATGALRFRPARHEIRPLVFRSIGEILGTASFMMALSHMPLANATAVLQGAPLAVTMAAALFLGEKVGWRRWSAIMVGFIGMLVMLRPGGADFDLYAIFAVFAVLFIVLRDLGTRGMSAATPTLYASAISAVCITVVSGLVIPFEGWKVPVGREALLAACSAAFIIVGYVTNVGSMRFGDVSAVSPFRYTVLIWALLIGYFGFGQVPDTMTLIGAAIVVAAGLYTLWREQIRGQDIGARSSARPFSPAQEEPEA, from the coding sequence ATGGCCATGTCCGACAATGCCAAGGGGGCGCTGCTGATGTGCGTCTCCATGGGCGCGTTCTGTATCAACGACGGTTTCATGAAGGAGAACTTCGAGACGTCGCCGGTGGCGCAGACGATCTTCATCCGCGGCCTGTTCGCGTCCGCGATCCTGGTGGCATGGGCGCAGGCCACCGGCGCCTTGCGCTTCCGCCCGGCCCGGCACGAGATCCGCCCTCTCGTCTTCCGCTCCATAGGCGAGATCCTGGGGACGGCGTCATTCATGATGGCGCTGTCCCACATGCCGCTGGCCAATGCGACGGCGGTGCTCCAGGGCGCGCCGCTGGCCGTCACCATGGCCGCCGCGCTGTTCCTCGGCGAAAAGGTGGGGTGGCGCCGCTGGTCGGCCATCATGGTCGGCTTTATCGGGATGCTGGTGATGCTGCGGCCCGGAGGGGCCGACTTCGACCTTTATGCCATCTTCGCGGTGTTTGCGGTGCTCTTCATCGTGTTGCGCGACCTTGGCACCCGCGGCATGAGCGCCGCGACGCCGACGCTGTACGCCAGCGCGATCTCCGCGGTCTGCATCACGGTGGTGTCCGGCCTCGTCATCCCCTTCGAGGGGTGGAAGGTGCCGGTGGGGCGGGAAGCATTGCTGGCCGCATGCTCGGCCGCCTTCATTATCGTCGGCTACGTGACGAATGTCGGCTCCATGCGGTTCGGCGATGTGAGTGCGGTCTCGCCGTTTCGCTACACGGTGCTGATCTGGGCGCTGCTGATCGGCTATTTCGGCTTCGGGCAGGTGCCGGACACCATGACGCTGATCGGCGCTGCCATCGTGGTGGCGGCCGGCCTTTACACCCTGTGGCGCGAGCAGATCCGCGGGCAGGACATTGGTGCCCGTTCCTCGGCCCGCCCCTTCAGCCCGGCCCAGGAAGAGCCGGAGGCATAG
- a CDS encoding Pr6Pr family membrane protein, whose translation MIGRSASILAAATTAAALFALVLRTDLSITNFAADGKGTGAALWDLARYFTIWTNIGVLAVMALAAIAPARWGDPRAMLVAVSSITIVGSVYFLLLRGNMATNTPMENVATLALHAVVPVLSIATFVALRHGALAWRHVWWGMAPAAIYGTYVLVRGLGENSYPYWFLNYDELGLALFVRNSVLLTLTFGAVNALFIALDKVLARLTR comes from the coding sequence GTGATCGGCCGCAGCGCCAGCATTCTGGCGGCGGCGACCACCGCGGCGGCCCTGTTCGCGCTGGTGCTGCGCACCGACCTGTCCATCACCAATTTTGCAGCAGACGGGAAGGGTACCGGCGCCGCACTGTGGGACCTTGCGCGCTACTTCACCATCTGGACCAACATCGGCGTGCTGGCGGTGATGGCACTGGCCGCCATTGCGCCTGCCCGCTGGGGCGATCCGCGCGCGATGCTGGTGGCGGTGTCGTCGATCACCATCGTCGGCAGCGTCTATTTCCTGCTCCTGCGCGGCAACATGGCGACGAACACGCCGATGGAGAATGTGGCGACCCTCGCGCTGCACGCAGTGGTGCCCGTTCTGTCCATCGCGACGTTCGTTGCCTTGCGCCATGGTGCGCTGGCGTGGCGGCACGTTTGGTGGGGGATGGCACCGGCGGCAATCTATGGCACCTACGTCCTCGTCCGCGGTCTCGGAGAGAACTCCTACCCCTACTGGTTCCTCAACTACGACGAGCTTGGCCTTGCGCTGTTCGTGCGCAATTCGGTCCTGCTGACGCTTACCTTCGGCGCCGTCAACGCGCTGTTCATCGCCCTCGACAAGGTTCTGGCGCGCCTCACGCGCTGA
- a CDS encoding BA14K family protein, whose translation MGTASAAVHGGPTPLTITPHFADVMANAATEDAAAGEGVQVAETARQRRLRIRRQERRRANRRATQRNRQVRRNVRRNTRRRVARQERNRIYRNNRWYYYNDGGWYDNNGAALAAGLVGLAAGAAIAGSVNRQPEVVVVEPGYGVAPYSSEWYRRCDMKYNSFRASDGTYLGYDGVRHTCRLP comes from the coding sequence ATGGGGACTGCCAGCGCAGCGGTTCATGGCGGCCCGACGCCGCTGACCATCACCCCGCACTTTGCTGACGTGATGGCAAATGCGGCAACCGAGGATGCTGCCGCAGGGGAGGGTGTCCAGGTTGCCGAGACCGCGCGCCAGCGGCGCTTGCGGATCCGACGCCAGGAGCGCAGGCGCGCCAACCGCCGTGCCACGCAGCGCAACCGCCAGGTCCGGCGCAACGTGAGGCGCAACACCCGCCGCCGCGTGGCCCGGCAGGAGCGCAACCGCATCTACCGCAACAATCGCTGGTACTACTACAACGATGGCGGTTGGTACGATAACAACGGCGCAGCGTTGGCTGCTGGCCTGGTCGGCCTTGCCGCCGGTGCAGCCATTGCCGGCTCCGTGAACAGGCAGCCTGAGGTTGTGGTGGTTGAGCCCGGATACGGCGTCGCGCCCTACTCTTCGGAGTGGTATCGCCGCTGTGACATGAAATACAACTCGTTCCGCGCCAGCGACGGGACGTATCTGGGTTATGACGGCGTTCGCCACACCTGCCGCCTGCCCTGA
- the leuB gene encoding 3-isopropylmalate dehydrogenase, which translates to MPSLLLLAGDGIGPEVMAETRRVIEFFNRRGAAFELAEGLVGGAAVDAEGAPVSEETMATAEAADAILFGAVGGPQYDDLAYDLRPEAGLLRLRKAFELFANIRPAICYPALADSSSLKRDVVEGLDIVILRELTGGVYFGEPKTIEDIGNGQKRAVDTQVYDTYEIDRIARAAFELARARATGGNAPRVTSMEKRNVMKTGVLWREVVQAARDDGNTDIVLDHMLADAGAMQLVRAPKQFDVIVTDNLFGDLLSDIAAQLTGSLGMLPSASLGAVDAKSGRRRALYEPVHGSAPDIAGQGLANPIAMIGSLAMALKYSFGMTAEADLVDGAIAAALDKGARTSDIAAGGAALSTSEMTDAILTEMEKAA; encoded by the coding sequence ATGCCTTCCCTTCTCCTTCTCGCCGGTGACGGCATTGGCCCCGAAGTGATGGCCGAAACCCGCCGCGTGATCGAATTCTTCAACCGCCGCGGGGCGGCGTTCGAGCTTGCCGAAGGGTTGGTCGGCGGCGCTGCGGTGGACGCCGAGGGCGCCCCGGTCTCCGAGGAAACAATGGCGACGGCAGAAGCCGCAGATGCGATCCTGTTCGGCGCCGTCGGCGGCCCGCAATATGACGACCTTGCCTACGACCTGCGCCCCGAAGCCGGCCTCCTGCGTTTGCGCAAGGCATTCGAGCTGTTCGCCAACATCCGCCCGGCCATCTGCTATCCGGCGCTGGCCGACTCCTCGTCGCTGAAGCGCGACGTGGTCGAAGGCCTCGACATCGTGATCCTGCGCGAATTGACCGGGGGCGTGTATTTCGGTGAGCCGAAGACCATCGAGGATATCGGCAACGGCCAGAAGCGCGCCGTCGACACGCAGGTTTACGACACCTACGAGATCGACCGGATCGCCCGTGCCGCCTTCGAGCTTGCCCGTGCCCGCGCCACCGGCGGCAACGCGCCCCGCGTGACGAGCATGGAAAAACGCAACGTCATGAAGACCGGCGTCTTGTGGCGCGAGGTGGTGCAGGCCGCCCGCGACGACGGCAACACCGACATCGTGCTGGACCACATGCTCGCCGACGCCGGCGCCATGCAGCTGGTGCGCGCACCCAAGCAGTTCGACGTGATCGTCACCGACAACCTCTTCGGCGACCTCCTGTCCGACATTGCAGCGCAGCTCACCGGGTCGCTGGGGATGCTGCCGTCCGCATCGCTGGGGGCGGTGGACGCGAAGTCCGGCCGCCGCCGCGCGCTGTACGAGCCGGTCCACGGGTCCGCGCCCGACATTGCGGGCCAGGGCCTTGCCAACCCGATCGCAATGATCGGCTCGCTCGCGATGGCGCTGAAATATTCCTTCGGCATGACGGCCGAGGCGGATCTGGTGGACGGCGCGATTGCGGCGGCGCTGGACAAGGGCGCCCGCACCTCGGATATCGCGGCAGGCGGCGCTGCGCTGTCCACCAGCGAAATGACCGATGCCATCCTGACCGAGATGGAAAAAGCGGCGTGA
- a CDS encoding mandelate racemase family protein, with the protein MIITDVSVRTFRTKTKRHSDSAGHGHPGPAHKVAQSLLTVTTEDGHEGHAFAAPQVVRPHLIDKYVKKVLIGQDARDRERLWHDLAHWQRGSAAQLTDRTLAIVDCALWDLAGRALNQPVHKLIGAYRDKVPAYGSTMCGDELEGGLATPDDYGRFAQKLVARGYKGIKLHTWMPPVSWAPDVKADLRACAAVREAVGPDIALMIDAFHWYSRLDALALGRGLEKLGFAWIEEPMDEQSMSSYAWLAGALDIPVLGPETAAGKFWARAEWVKAGAVDILRTGVHDVGGITPALKTMRMAECFGMDCEVHGNGAANLIVAAASRNCRWYERGLLHPFLEYDDGHDYLKTLADPMDEDGFVHLSDRPGLGEEIDFDHIENNRVA; encoded by the coding sequence GTGATCATCACAGACGTTTCCGTCCGCACCTTCAGGACCAAGACGAAGCGCCATTCCGACAGCGCAGGGCACGGCCACCCCGGCCCTGCTCACAAGGTCGCGCAATCCCTGCTCACCGTCACCACCGAGGACGGTCACGAGGGCCATGCGTTTGCGGCGCCGCAAGTGGTCCGCCCGCACCTCATCGACAAGTACGTGAAGAAGGTGCTGATCGGGCAGGATGCGCGCGACCGGGAACGCCTGTGGCACGATCTGGCGCACTGGCAGCGCGGCTCCGCGGCCCAACTGACCGACCGCACCCTCGCCATCGTCGACTGCGCGCTGTGGGACCTTGCCGGCCGGGCGCTCAACCAGCCGGTCCACAAGCTCATCGGCGCCTACCGCGACAAGGTGCCCGCCTACGGCTCCACCATGTGCGGCGACGAGCTGGAAGGCGGCCTTGCCACCCCCGACGACTATGGCAGGTTTGCGCAGAAGCTGGTTGCCCGCGGCTACAAGGGCATCAAGCTCCACACCTGGATGCCGCCGGTCTCCTGGGCGCCGGACGTGAAGGCGGACCTCAGGGCATGCGCTGCCGTGCGCGAGGCGGTCGGCCCCGACATTGCGCTGATGATCGACGCCTTCCACTGGTACTCCCGGCTCGACGCACTGGCCCTTGGCCGCGGCCTCGAAAAACTGGGCTTTGCCTGGATCGAGGAGCCGATGGACGAGCAGTCGATGTCGTCCTATGCGTGGCTTGCCGGCGCGCTCGACATCCCCGTGCTCGGCCCCGAAACCGCGGCAGGCAAGTTCTGGGCACGGGCCGAGTGGGTGAAGGCCGGCGCGGTCGATATCCTGCGCACCGGCGTTCACGATGTGGGCGGCATCACCCCAGCGCTGAAAACCATGCGCATGGCCGAATGCTTCGGCATGGACTGCGAGGTCCACGGCAACGGCGCGGCCAACCTCATTGTCGCCGCCGCCTCGCGCAACTGCCGCTGGTACGAGCGCGGCCTCCTCCACCCCTTCCTCGAATATGACGACGGGCACGACTACCTGAAGACGCTGGCCGACCCCATGGACGAGGACGGTTTCGTCCACCTCTCCGACAGGCCGGGCCTCGGCGAAGAGATCGACTTCGACCACATCGAGAACAACCGCGTCGCCTGA
- the kdgD gene encoding 5-dehydro-4-deoxyglucarate dehydratase: protein MTPQDLKAALGSGLLSFPVTAFDANGAFTREPYQAHVEWLSGYNAATLFAAGGTGEFFSLAPREIPEIVTAAKEAAGNTPIVSGCGYGTEIAIEIARSVERAGGDGILLLPHYLIDAPQEGLFAHIKAVCDAIGIGVMVYNRDNSILEADTLARLCDACPNLVGFKDGSGDIGKVRQITAKMGDRLTYLGGMPTAELFAEAYLGAGFTTYSSAVFNFVPALAQEFYKALRGGDIARCTAILNDFFYPFMAIRNRQKGYAVSAIKAGVRLRGFKAGGVRSPLTDLTGEEEAMMSRLMDQVDANSVEA, encoded by the coding sequence ATGACCCCTCAAGACCTCAAGGCAGCACTCGGCAGTGGGCTGCTTTCTTTCCCGGTGACGGCATTCGATGCCAACGGCGCCTTTACCAGAGAGCCGTACCAGGCCCACGTCGAATGGCTGTCCGGCTACAATGCGGCGACCCTGTTTGCCGCAGGAGGCACCGGCGAGTTCTTCTCCCTTGCCCCCCGCGAAATTCCCGAAATCGTCACCGCGGCCAAGGAAGCGGCCGGCAACACGCCCATCGTGTCCGGCTGCGGTTACGGCACCGAGATTGCCATCGAGATCGCCCGCTCCGTGGAGCGCGCCGGCGGCGACGGCATCCTCCTCCTGCCGCACTACCTGATCGACGCACCGCAGGAGGGCCTTTTCGCCCACATCAAGGCGGTCTGCGACGCGATCGGCATCGGCGTGATGGTCTACAACCGCGACAATTCCATTCTGGAGGCCGACACCCTTGCCCGCCTTTGCGATGCGTGCCCCAACCTCGTCGGCTTCAAGGACGGGTCGGGCGACATCGGCAAGGTGCGCCAGATCACGGCAAAGATGGGTGACCGGCTCACCTATCTGGGCGGAATGCCCACCGCCGAGCTGTTTGCCGAAGCCTATCTCGGCGCAGGCTTCACCACCTATTCGTCGGCGGTGTTCAACTTCGTTCCGGCGCTGGCGCAGGAGTTCTACAAGGCCCTGCGCGGCGGTGACATCGCCCGTTGCACGGCGATCCTGAATGATTTCTTCTATCCGTTCATGGCCATCCGCAACCGCCAGAAGGGCTACGCCGTCAGCGCGATCAAGGCCGGCGTGCGCCTGCGCGGCTTCAAGGCCGGCGGCGTCCGCTCCCCGCTCACCGATCTCACCGGCGAGGAAGAGGCCATGATGTCCCGCCTCATGGACCAGGTGGACGCCAACTCCGTCGAGGCATGA
- a CDS encoding threonine/serine dehydratase — protein sequence MIDAGDIDAAAERIAPYVRRTPLLALRGPVPCELKLEQLQVTGSFKARGAFNTLLSQKVPASGVAAASGGNHGIAVAHAARELGHKAAIFVPEIASPAKIAAIRAAKAEIHIGGARYADALAACEAYQAETGAMSIHAYDAEPTITGQGTVAREWEQQSAGLDTVLVAVGGGGLIAGIAAYFGKRIRVVGVEPEGSRCLYNALEAGGPVDVKVDSIAADSLGARSAGALNFTIARLRVAEVKLVTDAAIRAAQRTLWREARLVTEPGGAAAYAALSSGAYRPAPGERVGVLVCGANTDPITFGAVLDTN from the coding sequence ATGATTGACGCAGGCGACATTGACGCAGCCGCGGAGCGGATTGCGCCCTACGTGCGGCGCACCCCGCTTCTGGCGCTGCGCGGCCCGGTGCCGTGCGAACTGAAGCTCGAACAGTTGCAGGTCACGGGCTCGTTCAAGGCACGGGGCGCGTTCAACACGCTGTTGTCGCAAAAGGTGCCGGCGTCTGGCGTGGCGGCGGCATCGGGCGGCAACCACGGCATCGCCGTTGCCCACGCCGCGCGCGAACTTGGCCACAAGGCGGCGATCTTCGTGCCCGAGATTGCAAGCCCCGCAAAGATCGCCGCAATCCGCGCCGCGAAGGCCGAGATTCACATCGGTGGCGCACGCTACGCCGATGCGCTGGCCGCCTGCGAGGCCTACCAGGCTGAAACCGGCGCGATGAGCATCCATGCCTACGACGCGGAGCCGACCATCACCGGCCAGGGCACCGTCGCGCGCGAATGGGAGCAGCAGAGTGCGGGGCTCGACACGGTGCTCGTCGCGGTCGGCGGTGGCGGGCTGATTGCGGGCATCGCCGCATATTTCGGCAAGCGGATCCGCGTGGTGGGCGTGGAGCCGGAGGGCTCGCGATGCCTCTATAACGCGCTGGAAGCTGGCGGGCCGGTCGACGTCAAGGTCGACAGCATCGCCGCCGACTCGCTTGGCGCACGCAGCGCCGGGGCGCTGAACTTCACCATTGCGCGGCTGCGCGTTGCCGAGGTGAAGCTGGTCACGGATGCGGCCATCCGCGCCGCGCAGCGCACCCTGTGGCGCGAGGCGCGGCTTGTCACCGAGCCCGGCGGTGCGGCGGCCTATGCGGCGTTGTCGTCCGGCGCCTACCGGCCGGCACCCGGCGAGCGGGTCGGGGTTCTCGTCTGCGGTGCCAATACAGACCCGATCACCTTCGGCGCGGTGCTCGACACGAATTGA